In a genomic window of Ipomoea triloba cultivar NCNSP0323 chromosome 3, ASM357664v1:
- the LOC116012926 gene encoding uncharacterized protein LOC116012926: MEGEDPPKMRNFMWQACSHCLRTADLLRSKRVDCETKCVLCSTSDKSIMHLLIECPFAKACWGIACLNLFDGNSSSLPEWVEQNTKKLGCEQRVLRAKSHFMEWKTLNEKELVDQAHVVSSKWTKPEPGWLKINVDAPLDVRKGGMGFGWVIRDANGIFKAARAVPVTGVCSPTEAETMAIRELLSWLKDQSPSHVLIETDALKVVQGLNSRSFDSAFDLLLCDVRDLLRSFSSTFISFVKRSANRAAHLVAREALSLSDCRVWTDHPPSFLCNVLSSDLC, from the exons ATGGAAGGTGAAGACCCCCCTAAGATGCGTAACTTCATGTGGCAAGCTTGTTCTCATTGTCTTCGTACGGCTGATTTGTTACGATCTAAAAGAGTGGACTGTGAAACTAAATGCGTGCTATGCTCTACATCTGACAAATCTATTATGCACCTTCTTATTGAATGTCCATTTGCAAAAGCTTGTTGGGGGATTGCATGTCTTAATCTGTTTGACGGAAACTCATCATCGTTGCCTGAGTGGGTTGAGCAGAATACAAAAAAATTAGGCTGTGAACAGAGAG TTCTGAGGGCAAAGTCACACTTCATGGAGTGGAAAACATTAAATGAAAAGGAATTGGTGGATCAAGCGCATGTGGTCTCCTCTAAATGGACAAAACCGGAACCAGGTTGGTTAAAAATCAATGTTGATGCACCTTTGGACGTCCGAAAAGGTGGTATGGGGTTTGGTTGGGTAATCAGGGATGCCAATGGTATTTTCAAGGCCGCAAGAGCTGTCCCAGTCACCGGTGTGTGTTCACCAACCGAAGCAGAAACAATGGCCATCCGCGAGTTGTTAAGTTGGCTAAAAGATCAATCTCCCTCGCATGTTCTTATTGAAACTGATGCTCTCAAAGTGGTTCAAGGCCTTAACTCACGCTCCTTTGATTCTGCTTTTGATTTGCTTTTATGTGATGTTAGAGATCTTTTACGTAGCTTTTCCAGTACGTTTATCTCATTTGTCAAGCGATCAGCGAATAGGGCTGCTCACCTCGTAGCTAGAGAAGCTCTTTCTTTGTCTGATTGTAGGGTATGGACTGATCATCCTCCCTCCTTCCTTTGTAATGTTCTATCTTCGGACCTTTGTTAA